A single window of Desulfonatronovibrio hydrogenovorans DSM 9292 DNA harbors:
- a CDS encoding ParA family protein, protein MKIISFANYKGGVGKTTSVVNTARVLAEKNKKVLVIDLDPQGNSTLTLSRSNPFEHEKTVGDLLSDKDLSIRDCLVETPCGVDLIPTNLHSYPLVSSLPANSAKRIYGLKNKLNDLQEDYDYVLVDCPPQIEGALITNAIAASDYYVLPIEGESVYALQGVDHLIQAIDLIREDSGSGIRLLGALVTMVDTRTKAGQMVMEAINRYFKDMVFKAVIRRNTTINKANLSNKCVCDLDPKSSGCADYRAFAQELVSRIDTEIKNK, encoded by the coding sequence ATGAAGATTATTTCTTTTGCCAATTACAAGGGCGGGGTGGGCAAGACCACCAGCGTGGTCAACACGGCCAGGGTCCTGGCTGAAAAAAATAAAAAAGTACTGGTCATTGATCTTGATCCGCAAGGCAATTCCACCCTTACCCTGAGCCGTAGCAATCCATTTGAACATGAAAAAACGGTTGGTGACCTCTTGTCAGATAAAGATCTTTCCATCAGAGACTGTCTGGTGGAGACGCCATGCGGCGTAGATCTGATCCCGACCAACCTGCACTCCTATCCCCTTGTATCTTCGTTGCCTGCCAACTCGGCCAAGAGGATTTACGGCCTGAAAAACAAATTAAATGATCTGCAAGAAGATTACGACTATGTCCTGGTGGACTGCCCTCCTCAGATTGAAGGAGCACTCATAACCAATGCCATTGCTGCTTCAGATTACTATGTTCTTCCCATAGAAGGTGAATCAGTCTATGCCCTGCAAGGGGTGGATCATTTGATTCAGGCCATTGATCTCATAAGGGAAGACTCCGGCTCCGGGATCAGGCTGCTTGGTGCCCTGGTGACCATGGTGGACACCAGGACCAAGGCTGGTCAGATGGTCATGGAGGCTATTAACAGGTATTTCAAGGACATGGTATTCAAGGCCGTGATTCGCAGAAACACCACCATCAATAAGGCCAACTTGAGCAACAAGTGTGTATGTGATCTTGATCCCAAATCTTCGGGATGTGCAGACTACAGGGCCTTTGCTCAAGAGCTGGTCAGCAGAATAGATACTGAAATCAAGAACAAGTAA
- a CDS encoding tetratricopeptide repeat protein, producing the protein MPKETRAHKDESQGRGALESLLNDQAEARLQREISISRTGGSSKTETKSPGQGKGRKKSGTKASAGSVQTGPEYRQKPSMKETKAQLIKRMEMLLAEFDKLEAKIEQKDLELDKAKSDKTHLKAKLDKLQTEVKGLQDELQNKTGDQKKLADLERKYAEKVLKLEKDRENILRELSEKDSTIAGLQKEKSLLESEIDRMEVLVSEAQTKEELHQASLKKKDQELGLLQKEKHNLEQELEKLSHKTAARKKEEAAWEMQAKADDWRVRADELWDGSAYKAPQKAVYYLNAALELRPDWPQALNDRGLAHLDDFDLDGALEDFTTAIALKRDFAEAYHNRGVALLKSGKKFAARKDFQVAAGLGLWLGINALQVPKKDPGIIERLINLVFKRRDKK; encoded by the coding sequence ATGCCCAAGGAAACCCGCGCACATAAGGATGAGAGTCAGGGAAGAGGCGCGTTGGAGAGTCTTCTCAATGATCAGGCTGAGGCAAGGCTTCAGAGGGAAATCAGCATTTCCAGGACCGGTGGATCGTCTAAGACTGAAACTAAATCACCTGGTCAAGGAAAGGGCAGGAAAAAGTCCGGGACTAAAGCTTCGGCTGGTTCTGTCCAGACAGGCCCGGAGTACAGGCAAAAACCTTCCATGAAGGAAACCAAGGCTCAGCTTATCAAGCGAATGGAGATGCTTCTTGCAGAGTTTGATAAACTTGAAGCCAAAATAGAACAAAAAGACTTAGAGCTGGACAAGGCCAAAAGTGATAAGACTCATCTCAAGGCCAAGTTGGACAAGCTTCAGACCGAGGTCAAGGGTTTGCAGGATGAATTGCAAAACAAGACCGGGGATCAAAAAAAACTGGCTGATTTGGAAAGGAAGTACGCTGAAAAGGTACTTAAGCTGGAGAAGGACCGGGAAAACATCCTCCGGGAATTGTCTGAAAAGGACAGTACCATTGCCGGGTTGCAAAAGGAAAAGTCCCTGCTTGAATCAGAGATTGACAGGATGGAGGTCCTGGTTAGTGAGGCCCAGACAAAAGAAGAGCTCCATCAGGCCAGTCTGAAGAAAAAGGATCAGGAGCTTGGATTACTGCAAAAGGAAAAGCATAATCTGGAGCAGGAGCTTGAAAAACTGAGTCATAAGACAGCAGCCAGGAAAAAAGAAGAGGCTGCCTGGGAAATGCAGGCCAAGGCCGACGACTGGCGGGTTAGGGCTGATGAGCTGTGGGACGGCAGTGCCTATAAGGCGCCTCAGAAGGCAGTCTATTATCTCAATGCAGCCCTGGAACTCAGGCCTGACTGGCCGCAGGCCTTGAATGACCGTGGTCTGGCCCATCTGGATGATTTTGACCTGGACGGAGCTCTGGAGGATTTCACCACGGCCATTGCCCTGAAAAGGGATTTTGCCGAAGCTTATCACAACAGAGGGGTGGCTCTGCTAAAATCAGGCAAGAAATTTGCTGCCAGAAAGGATTTCCAGGTTGCTGCCGGACTTGGACTCTGGCTGGGCATAAATGCCCTGCAGGTTCCCAAAAAAGACCCGGGCATAATTGAGCGGCTTATCAACCTTGTGTTTAAAAGGAGAGATAAAAAATGA
- the wrbA gene encoding NAD(P)H:quinone oxidoreductase has protein sequence MIVKVVYYSMYGHIHAMAQAVAQGVSQVSDARVDMRRVPETLSDDILEKMGALQARDKMKDVQAATVDELDEASAIIFGTPTRFGNMCGQMRQFLDATGKLWASGALIGKVGSVFTSTATQHGGQESTILSFHTTLLHQGMIIVGLPYSFQGQMRIDEVTGGSPYGASTIAGGDGQRMPSENELEAARFQGRHVAEIAAKLG, from the coding sequence ATGATAGTCAAAGTTGTGTACTATTCCATGTACGGGCATATCCACGCCATGGCCCAGGCCGTGGCCCAGGGGGTGAGCCAGGTCAGTGATGCCAGGGTTGATATGCGCAGGGTTCCTGAGACGTTGTCCGATGATATCCTGGAAAAAATGGGGGCTCTCCAAGCCCGGGATAAAATGAAAGATGTTCAGGCTGCTACAGTGGATGAGCTTGATGAGGCTTCAGCCATCATATTCGGCACACCTACAAGATTCGGTAATATGTGCGGTCAGATGCGTCAGTTTCTGGATGCTACAGGCAAGTTGTGGGCCTCTGGCGCCCTGATCGGCAAAGTGGGCAGTGTGTTCACCAGTACAGCCACCCAGCATGGAGGACAGGAGTCCACTATCCTCAGCTTTCATACTACACTGCTTCATCAGGGCATGATAATTGTCGGGCTGCCTTACTCTTTCCAGGGACAGATGCGCATTGACGAAGTTACAGGCGGTTCTCCTTATGGAGCTTCGACAATAGCTGGAGGAGACGGCCAGCGTATGCCAAGCGAGAATGAACTGGAAGCAGCCAGGTTCCAGGGACGGCACGTAGCTGAAATAGCAGCCAAACTTGGATGA
- a CDS encoding CBS domain-containing protein produces the protein MLKVKDIMTTDIFTLKETDNLALARSVMNMARIRHIPIVNEEMHFIGLLTHRDILAATVSKLADVDSSTQEELDLGIPVLEIMNTSVRTISGNDSLRDAAALLLEHKFGCLPVVEGEKLVGIITEADFLNLTISLLDALSDDA, from the coding sequence ATGCTTAAAGTCAAAGACATTATGACCACTGACATCTTCACCCTCAAAGAAACCGACAATCTTGCCCTGGCCAGATCGGTCATGAATATGGCCAGGATAAGACATATCCCCATTGTCAACGAAGAAATGCACTTTATCGGTCTTCTGACCCACAGGGACATCCTGGCTGCAACAGTTTCCAAGCTGGCAGATGTGGACTCCAGTACACAGGAAGAACTCGACCTCGGCATACCCGTCCTTGAGATCATGAACACATCTGTCAGGACCATATCCGGGAACGACTCCCTGAGGGATGCTGCTGCATTGCTTCTGGAGCATAAATTCGGATGTCTTCCGGTTGTTGAGGGTGAAAAACTGGTGGGAATTATTACTGAAGCCGACTTTCTAAACTTGACCATCAGTCTTCTGGATGCCCTGAGCGATGATGCCTGA
- a CDS encoding protein-L-isoaspartate(D-aspartate) O-methyltransferase encodes MAIDPRRIRDKMVRNQIEARGISNPRVLKAMGTVPRHLFVDEALQAQAYEDHPLPIGHGQTISQPYIVALMSSILEVDPGMKVLEIGTGSGYQAAVLAEMGADVYTVERVKPLYQKARKLLADLRYHYVKTKLDDGTMGWPEKAPFDRVLVTAGGPDVPEPLVEQLSDPGILVIPVGSTKRSQTLVKVSKDRGKVDRRDMGSVAFVDLVGRFGW; translated from the coding sequence TTGGCGATTGATCCCAGGCGAATCAGAGATAAAATGGTCCGCAATCAGATTGAGGCCAGGGGGATTTCCAATCCCCGAGTGCTCAAGGCCATGGGCACCGTTCCCAGACATCTGTTTGTTGATGAGGCCCTTCAGGCCCAGGCATATGAGGATCACCCCCTGCCCATAGGGCACGGACAGACAATTTCTCAACCCTATATAGTTGCCCTCATGAGCAGTATACTTGAGGTTGATCCGGGAATGAAAGTCCTGGAGATCGGCACAGGCTCTGGATACCAGGCAGCAGTCCTGGCAGAGATGGGGGCCGATGTTTATACAGTGGAGCGGGTCAAACCTCTGTATCAAAAAGCAAGAAAGCTGCTGGCTGATCTCAGGTATCATTATGTCAAGACAAAGCTTGATGATGGAACCATGGGCTGGCCTGAAAAAGCTCCTTTTGACAGGGTGCTGGTCACTGCAGGCGGCCCTGATGTACCTGAACCTCTTGTGGAGCAGCTGAGCGACCCGGGTATCCTGGTTATTCCAGTCGGCTCGACCAAAAGGAGCCAGACCCTGGTAAAAGTCTCCAAAGACCGCGGCAAGGTGGACCGCAGGGATATGGGCAGCGTAGCCTTTGTGGATCTGGTGGGAAGGTTCGGCTGGTAA
- a CDS encoding YqaA family protein: MAAKKGAEKVLMMVAFTESIFFPIPQDLLLIPMGLSRPRKVFRLATLCLVASVLGGVVGYFIGLFFMELVGLAIINFYGLADKYLIIQEWYDRYDAWAVAVAGISPVPYKVCTLTAGAFKINFAVFVIASVLSRGLRFYLVAAVIYWQGERARDFLEKRFDLVVSLTLVLVVLGFILIKFI; encoded by the coding sequence TTGGCTGCCAAAAAGGGAGCCGAAAAAGTCCTGATGATGGTCGCCTTTACCGAGTCCATTTTTTTTCCCATTCCTCAGGATCTGCTTTTAATTCCCATGGGGCTCTCCAGGCCCCGCAAGGTTTTCAGGCTGGCCACCCTTTGTCTGGTTGCTTCGGTTCTGGGAGGTGTGGTCGGGTACTTCATCGGTCTTTTTTTTATGGAGCTAGTGGGGCTGGCCATAATAAATTTCTATGGCCTGGCTGATAAATACTTAATTATTCAGGAATGGTACGATAGATACGATGCCTGGGCTGTTGCAGTGGCCGGCATCAGTCCTGTTCCTTATAAGGTGTGTACCCTCACTGCCGGAGCCTTTAAGATCAACTTCGCAGTCTTTGTGATTGCCTCGGTACTTAGCCGGGGATTGCGGTTCTATCTTGTTGCTGCTGTGATCTACTGGCAAGGCGAACGAGCCAGAGATTTTCTGGAGAAAAGATTTGACCTGGTCGTAAGTCTGACCTTGGTTTTGGTTGTTCTGGGTTTTATTTTGATAAAATTTATCTGA
- a CDS encoding Mrp/NBP35 family ATP-binding protein, with product MSIQDELISTTLSKIKYKIFVMSGKGGVGKSSVAVNLAAALAAKGRKVGLLDVDIHGPSVPHLLGIKGLLDADRGKMVKPKMYNDNLAVVSMESLLQDPDQAVLWRGPMKTTAIRQFVADVAWGELDFLIIDSPPGTGDEPMTVLKTIPDALCVVVTTPQEISLADVRKSINFLQYAKANILGIVENMSGLICPHCQGEVSLFKKGGGRDLADKYGLSFLGAIPLDPASVVAGDLGRPVVLIDGPSPAKDALKALADTVEETAINSLEALATVHK from the coding sequence ATGTCCATCCAGGATGAGCTGATATCAACAACCCTTTCCAAGATTAAATACAAGATATTTGTGATGAGCGGCAAAGGAGGGGTAGGTAAGAGTTCGGTGGCGGTAAACCTGGCTGCAGCCCTGGCTGCTAAAGGCCGGAAGGTTGGATTACTGGATGTGGACATCCATGGTCCGTCAGTCCCCCATCTGCTGGGCATCAAGGGGTTGCTGGACGCAGACAGGGGGAAGATGGTCAAGCCCAAGATGTATAATGACAATCTTGCGGTGGTTTCAATGGAGTCTCTTCTTCAGGATCCGGATCAGGCCGTTCTCTGGAGAGGCCCCATGAAGACAACGGCCATAAGGCAGTTTGTAGCGGATGTGGCCTGGGGGGAACTTGATTTTCTGATCATTGACTCTCCCCCTGGGACCGGAGATGAACCCATGACAGTTCTCAAGACCATTCCTGACGCCCTGTGCGTTGTGGTCACCACGCCCCAGGAGATTTCTCTGGCTGATGTTCGAAAATCCATCAACTTTCTTCAGTATGCTAAGGCAAATATTCTGGGAATTGTTGAAAATATGAGCGGACTGATCTGTCCCCACTGTCAGGGGGAAGTGTCATTGTTCAAAAAAGGTGGCGGCAGGGATCTGGCGGACAAGTATGGCTTGTCCTTTCTTGGGGCCATCCCCCTTGATCCGGCCAGTGTGGTCGCTGGTGACCTGGGCAGGCCAGTGGTCCTGATTGACGGTCCTTCCCCGGCCAAGGATGCCTTGAAAGCCCTGGCCGACACCGTGGAAGAAACAGCAATCAACAGTCTGGAAGCCTTGGCAACAGTGCACAAGTAA